The Caulifigura coniformis genome includes a region encoding these proteins:
- a CDS encoding D-alanine--D-alanine ligase: MSELDSPPPRHMTLAVLAGGQSAEREVSLRSGAAVAAAFRAGGHQVFEFDPARDDLSVVDWHRFPVGRPSLGRTVTIDCVFIALHGAFGEDGQVQTLLESQGVPYTGSDSLASALAFSKWEAKRRFLDCGVATPNAVRISSSDPTGFAHSAADSIGYPLVVKPDRQGSSIGVTIVPSRAKLDEALSTCFRFDSVGLLEAAVPGDEWTVAVLDGEALPPIRIGTSRQFYDYTAKYSADDTRYQFEESATSLTNSLVELARSACRALGCSGIARVDIRLDAQGSPFVLEVNTIPGMTDHSLVPKAAERMGLSMTALCEWAIQSALHIHHTRNNSRVLPGLAASRPRRRAG; the protein is encoded by the coding sequence ATGAGCGAATTGGATTCGCCCCCTCCCCGCCATATGACCCTCGCCGTTTTAGCGGGGGGGCAGTCTGCCGAACGAGAGGTCAGCCTGCGCAGCGGCGCCGCCGTCGCTGCCGCGTTTCGCGCCGGAGGGCACCAGGTCTTCGAATTCGATCCCGCTCGCGACGACCTGTCCGTCGTTGACTGGCATCGTTTTCCGGTCGGCCGCCCATCGCTGGGGCGAACGGTCACCATCGATTGTGTGTTCATCGCCCTGCATGGCGCTTTCGGTGAAGACGGCCAGGTGCAGACGCTGCTCGAATCCCAGGGGGTTCCTTACACCGGCTCGGATTCGCTGGCCTCGGCGCTCGCCTTCAGTAAGTGGGAGGCCAAGCGGCGCTTCCTCGATTGCGGAGTCGCCACCCCCAATGCGGTCCGGATCAGCTCCAGCGATCCGACGGGCTTTGCACATTCCGCCGCTGATTCGATCGGCTATCCGCTCGTCGTCAAACCGGACCGCCAGGGGTCGAGCATTGGCGTGACCATCGTCCCCTCCCGGGCAAAACTGGATGAGGCGCTATCGACCTGCTTTCGGTTTGATTCCGTCGGCCTGCTCGAAGCGGCCGTCCCGGGAGACGAATGGACCGTCGCCGTGCTGGACGGCGAAGCCCTCCCACCGATTCGCATCGGCACAAGTCGCCAGTTCTACGATTACACCGCCAAGTATTCGGCGGACGACACGCGGTACCAGTTTGAAGAATCCGCGACTTCCCTGACGAATTCGCTGGTGGAACTCGCCAGATCCGCCTGTCGTGCCCTCGGCTGTTCGGGCATTGCGCGGGTCGACATCCGTCTCGATGCCCAGGGGAGTCCCTTTGTGCTCGAGGTCAACACGATTCCGGGGATGACCGATCATAGTCTCGTGCCCAAGGCGGCGGAGCGGATGGGCCTGTCGATGACCGCTCTGTGCGAGTGGGCAATCCAGTCGGCGCTCCACATCCATCACACGCGGAACAACTCGCGCGTCCTGCCGGGTCTGGCGGCGAGTCGGCCGCGGCGCCGCGCGGGGTAA
- a CDS encoding ABC transporter ATP-binding protein, translating into MPAIEAKHLRKVYKVYQKSEGLWASVRGLARRQYKTVEAVREVSFKIETGEMVAFLGPNGAGKTTTLKLLSGLIVPTAGEAEVLGHIPWKREHGYRRRFSLVMGQKNQLWWDLPAQESFLLHKEIYRIEPEQFQRRKDELIDLLEVRKLISQPVRELSLGERMRMELIAALLHSPEVLLLDEPTIGLDVVSQRKVQEFLKFYQAEQKITVILTSHYMKDVEALCRRAVIINQGEIKHDGPLADIVERFSANKVISLEFAGTEVPADLSTYGNVFDVQPPKVKLAVPREKIPEVLASVLARYEVEDVGVHERPLEEVIAEFFTQPQEMTATA; encoded by the coding sequence ATGCCGGCGATCGAAGCAAAGCACCTGCGGAAGGTCTACAAGGTCTATCAGAAAAGCGAGGGACTCTGGGCCTCGGTGCGGGGGCTTGCGCGCCGACAGTACAAAACGGTCGAGGCCGTCCGGGAGGTCAGTTTTAAGATCGAAACTGGTGAAATGGTCGCGTTTCTCGGGCCCAACGGCGCCGGGAAAACAACCACCCTCAAACTGCTCTCCGGGCTGATCGTGCCGACGGCCGGCGAGGCGGAAGTCCTGGGGCATATTCCCTGGAAACGGGAACACGGCTACCGGCGGCGCTTCTCACTTGTCATGGGGCAGAAGAACCAGTTGTGGTGGGACCTGCCGGCCCAGGAATCGTTCCTGCTGCACAAGGAGATCTACCGCATCGAGCCCGAACAGTTTCAGCGACGGAAGGACGAACTGATCGACCTTCTCGAGGTGCGGAAGCTGATCAGCCAGCCGGTGCGCGAACTCTCCCTCGGCGAGCGCATGCGGATGGAACTGATCGCCGCCCTGCTCCACAGTCCCGAAGTCTTGCTGCTGGACGAGCCGACGATTGGCCTCGACGTCGTCTCACAGCGCAAAGTGCAGGAATTCCTGAAGTTCTACCAGGCCGAACAGAAGATCACGGTCATCCTCACCAGCCACTACATGAAGGACGTGGAGGCCCTGTGTCGCCGGGCCGTGATCATCAACCAGGGGGAGATCAAGCACGACGGCCCGCTGGCGGACATCGTGGAGCGGTTCAGCGCCAACAAGGTGATCAGCCTGGAGTTCGCGGGGACCGAAGTGCCGGCGGACCTCTCGACCTATGGCAACGTGTTCGACGTTCAGCCGCCAAAGGTCAAGCTGGCCGTTCCCCGGGAGAAGATTCCGGAAGTCCTGGCGTCAGTGCTCGCGCGATACGAGGTCGAGGACGTGGGGGTCCACGAACGGCCGCTGGAGGAAGTGATCGCGGAGTTCTTTACGCAGCCGCAGGAGATGACAGCGACCGCGTGA
- a CDS encoding LptF/LptG family permease, with protein MFTTFDRHLFHRFLYAFAVLFIASVGLYAVVDGFMNLDDFQKAAQDDGSLALLLVMTRHYAVQSSMLLDLLGPTVAVLAVMATLGLVMKHGELHPLLAAGVPTYRVCMPFVGGMLAINGLMIANTEFIIPRIANELQVTKSDVKDDSQPVDSQYDPQTRIHISASAVRLSDRTLLHPDFLLPSPDISADPQMISAESARHYGARGRVPAGWLLKKPNPSFDSLRLSDTGHRIVLADESGDVFIASSVSPAQLYNRGGSYRYLTTRDLLKRIQIPAGSGASARALIMHLHSRLTRPVITLIGVFLVVPLIARREKMSLVQNVAMCMFVLGLVYGMSLCGTMLGQAAILKPEIAAWGPLLFGGALCAWLTGCVRT; from the coding sequence GTGTTCACGACGTTCGACCGCCATCTCTTCCACCGTTTTCTGTATGCGTTCGCGGTGCTTTTCATCGCGTCGGTGGGTCTGTACGCAGTCGTCGACGGCTTCATGAACCTGGACGACTTCCAGAAGGCGGCCCAGGACGACGGCTCGCTCGCCCTGCTGCTGGTCATGACGCGCCACTACGCAGTGCAGTCGAGCATGCTGCTGGATCTTCTGGGGCCGACGGTCGCAGTGCTCGCCGTCATGGCGACGCTGGGCCTCGTGATGAAACATGGTGAGCTCCATCCGTTGCTCGCGGCCGGGGTTCCCACATATCGCGTCTGCATGCCGTTCGTCGGAGGGATGCTGGCGATCAATGGACTCATGATCGCAAACACCGAATTCATCATCCCGCGGATCGCCAACGAACTCCAGGTGACGAAGAGCGACGTCAAGGACGACTCCCAGCCGGTCGATTCGCAGTACGACCCGCAAACACGCATCCACATTTCCGCGTCCGCCGTGCGGCTATCCGACCGGACGCTGCTGCATCCCGATTTTCTGCTGCCGAGCCCGGACATCTCGGCCGATCCGCAGATGATTTCGGCCGAGTCGGCCCGGCATTACGGGGCGCGGGGCCGGGTTCCGGCCGGCTGGCTTCTGAAGAAGCCGAATCCGTCGTTTGATTCGCTCCGGCTGAGCGACACCGGACACCGCATCGTGTTGGCCGACGAGTCGGGAGACGTGTTTATCGCTTCGAGCGTCTCGCCGGCTCAGCTCTATAACCGCGGCGGCAGCTATCGTTACCTGACGACTCGCGACCTCCTGAAACGGATCCAGATTCCGGCAGGGAGCGGCGCTTCGGCCCGGGCGCTGATCATGCACCTGCATTCGCGATTGACCCGCCCCGTCATCACGCTGATTGGCGTCTTCCTCGTCGTGCCGCTGATCGCTCGCCGCGAAAAAATGAGTCTCGTCCAGAACGTCGCCATGTGCATGTTCGTCCTGGGGCTCGTTTATGGCATGTCGCTGTGTGGAACGATGCTCGGACAGGCGGCGATCCTGAAACCAGAGATCGCGGCCTGGGGGCCTCTCCTCTTCGGAGGAGCCCTGTGCGCGTGGTTGACTGGATGCGTGCGGACTTGA
- a CDS encoding cell division protein FtsQ/DivIB — protein sequence MRRGIFQPATLWWLACALLAVVFLPYLPWMTPDLSSRPEYQVDWTSVAVTPAPRGVPDRVVEEVRTHAQLPEHLSLLQPGLAKKLAQAFEAHPWIERVNRVEVKRQRRIEVDLTYRRVALVVETSRGFYPVDAASVLLPPTDFAPEDVHRLPVCRNVKTLPQGAAGEKWGDTVVECAARIADSIAPAGDIDRNWKRLGFAAILAPVPKVADPLPEDLSFDIATRGGSIIRWGRAPGADALEPSVDQKLERLGQLVQNQGSLDAPGGPFKIDIRYDVVSLQALDDARRVIVR from the coding sequence GTGCGCCGTGGCATTTTCCAGCCCGCGACGCTCTGGTGGCTGGCCTGCGCCCTGCTTGCCGTCGTTTTCCTCCCCTATCTTCCCTGGATGACGCCCGACCTCAGTTCGCGGCCGGAGTACCAGGTCGACTGGACGAGCGTTGCGGTCACCCCGGCGCCGCGGGGCGTTCCCGACCGCGTGGTGGAAGAGGTCCGAACGCACGCGCAGTTGCCGGAGCACCTTTCACTGCTGCAGCCGGGGCTCGCCAAGAAGTTGGCCCAGGCCTTTGAGGCGCATCCCTGGATCGAGCGCGTGAACCGGGTGGAAGTGAAACGGCAGCGGCGGATCGAGGTCGATCTGACCTACCGCCGCGTTGCTCTCGTCGTCGAAACCAGCCGCGGTTTCTACCCTGTCGATGCGGCGAGCGTGCTCCTCCCGCCGACCGATTTTGCTCCCGAGGATGTCCACAGGCTGCCGGTGTGCCGGAACGTCAAGACGCTCCCTCAGGGGGCGGCCGGCGAAAAGTGGGGGGACACCGTCGTCGAGTGTGCGGCACGCATCGCGGATTCGATTGCTCCCGCTGGCGATATCGACCGGAACTGGAAACGACTCGGATTTGCAGCCATCCTCGCCCCCGTGCCGAAAGTGGCCGATCCACTTCCCGAAGACCTGTCGTTCGACATCGCCACACGCGGCGGATCGATCATCCGCTGGGGACGCGCACCCGGCGCTGATGCGCTGGAACCATCCGTCGATCAGAAGCTCGAGAGACTTGGACAACTCGTTCAGAACCAGGGGAGCCTCGATGCCCCTGGCGGGCCGTTCAAGATCGACATCCGCTATGACGTCGTCTCGCTTCAGGCTCTCGACGACGCCCGCCGCGTCATCGTCCGGTAG
- a CDS encoding 3-keto-disaccharide hydrolase, which yields MLRCCMLFVALSAACSLSAADAPPEPAGMKQLFNGKDLTGWDGDTRLWSVKDGIIHGETTEENKADGNTFLIWKGGDLKDFDLRLSFRCNATNNSGIMYRSKHITEGVKNKWVLGGYQHEVRNETKFPNVSSFIYDERGLIGKRGRMCLVGEIATWDKDGKKVLNEGKPLIDQAGFEKLMKLDDWNDVVIIAKGPTIKHYLNGKQILEFTDNETGKAMSEGLFGVQLHAGKPMWAEFKNIRLKQD from the coding sequence ATGCTTCGCTGCTGCATGTTGTTTGTCGCGCTCTCAGCCGCCTGCAGTCTTTCCGCCGCCGATGCCCCGCCCGAGCCGGCCGGCATGAAACAGCTCTTCAACGGCAAGGACCTCACCGGCTGGGACGGCGATACCCGTCTGTGGTCGGTGAAAGACGGCATCATCCACGGCGAGACCACCGAGGAGAACAAGGCCGACGGCAATACGTTCCTCATCTGGAAAGGGGGCGATCTCAAGGACTTCGATCTCCGCCTGTCGTTCCGCTGCAATGCGACGAACAACTCGGGAATCATGTACCGCTCGAAGCACATCACGGAGGGAGTGAAGAACAAGTGGGTCCTCGGCGGTTACCAGCATGAGGTCCGAAACGAGACCAAGTTCCCTAACGTCTCCAGCTTCATCTACGACGAGCGAGGGCTGATCGGGAAGCGCGGCCGGATGTGCCTGGTGGGAGAAATCGCCACCTGGGACAAGGACGGCAAGAAGGTGCTTAACGAAGGCAAGCCGCTGATCGACCAGGCCGGCTTCGAAAAGCTGATGAAGCTCGACGACTGGAACGACGTCGTGATCATCGCCAAGGGGCCGACGATCAAGCACTACCTGAACGGCAAGCAGATCCTGGAGTTCACCGACAACGAGACCGGCAAAGCCATGTCGGAAGGCCTCTTCGGAGTGCAGCTCCACGCCGGCAAGCCGATGTGGGCCGAGTTCAAGAACATTCGCCTGAAGCAGGATTGA
- a CDS encoding aminopeptidase: MQDPRVDRLAHVLIDHSCRLKPGESVLIEAFDLPDPALVCRLVELAAERGARPVVSLKNNLVLRSLYLAGTAESIGLIGQFEKERMAKMDGYIGIRGAANAREFADVPADKMDLSQEHWWKPVHLDIRVPKTRWVVLRYPTPAMAQSAQMSTSAFEDFYFDVCTADYAEMERRQEPLKKRMLEANDVHILGPGTDLKFSIKGINVVPCNGRRNIPDGEVFTCPVRDSANGVIQYNTPSLYQGTVFEGIRFEFRNGKIVKADCRNAPERLNQILDSDDGARYLGEWSLGCNNRIRKPMLDTLFDEKIGGSMHLTPGNAYETADNGNRSRVHWDLVLMQTPEAGGGEVWFDGELIRKDGKFLPTELQPLNEGL; the protein is encoded by the coding sequence ATGCAAGACCCGCGAGTTGACCGCCTGGCCCACGTCCTCATCGATCACAGTTGCCGGCTGAAGCCCGGTGAATCAGTGCTGATCGAGGCGTTCGATCTGCCCGATCCAGCCCTTGTGTGCAGGCTCGTCGAACTCGCAGCCGAGCGCGGCGCCCGGCCTGTCGTCTCCCTCAAGAACAACCTCGTCCTCCGTTCGCTCTACCTCGCGGGAACGGCGGAATCGATCGGCCTGATCGGTCAGTTTGAAAAGGAACGCATGGCGAAAATGGATGGCTATATCGGCATCCGAGGCGCGGCGAACGCGCGAGAATTCGCCGATGTCCCGGCCGACAAGATGGACCTCAGCCAGGAGCACTGGTGGAAGCCCGTGCATCTCGATATTCGCGTGCCCAAAACGCGCTGGGTCGTCCTCCGCTATCCGACACCGGCCATGGCCCAATCGGCCCAGATGAGCACGTCCGCATTCGAGGACTTCTATTTCGACGTCTGCACGGCCGATTACGCGGAAATGGAGCGTCGCCAGGAGCCGCTGAAAAAGCGGATGCTCGAGGCCAACGACGTTCACATCCTCGGGCCTGGCACCGACCTCAAGTTCTCGATCAAAGGGATCAACGTCGTTCCCTGCAACGGGCGGCGAAACATCCCCGACGGCGAAGTCTTCACCTGCCCCGTCCGCGACAGCGCCAACGGAGTCATCCAGTACAACACCCCCTCGCTTTACCAGGGGACGGTTTTCGAGGGCATCCGGTTCGAGTTCAGGAACGGCAAGATCGTGAAGGCCGACTGCCGGAACGCACCGGAGCGGCTGAACCAGATCCTCGACTCGGATGATGGGGCGCGCTACCTGGGTGAATGGTCACTGGGATGTAACAACCGCATTCGCAAGCCAATGCTCGACACGCTGTTCGACGAGAAAATCGGCGGCTCGATGCACCTCACGCCGGGGAACGCCTACGAAACGGCCGACAACGGCAACCGCAGCCGCGTGCATTGGGACCTGGTTCTGATGCAGACGCCGGAGGCGGGCGGGGGCGAAGTGTGGTTTGATGGGGAACTGATCCGGAAAGACGGGAAGTTCCTGCCGACGGAACTGCAGCCGTTGAACGAAGGCCTGTAG
- the pheA gene encoding prephenate dehydratase gives MAKKDMSRKSVKKTPPPRPAKPRVASHPTPEPKTVVKKKTAASTETKLKAVDAELIKVLNRRTELTLEALVADPVTRHQLWFNPQAEQELWERIEALNVGPLPQSAVRAVFREILSAARAKIRTVRVAYLGPSFSFTHLAALERFGKSADLIPVNTIASVFEEVNRGHAEYGIVPIENSTDGRIVDTLDMFTRLPLRICGEVLMSVHHNLLSRSPRGEITEIYSKPQALSQCRDWLSRNMPQARTIEMTSTSAAAQLARDKPGAAAIATRQAAVQYELQIVAESIEDNAHNVTRFAIIGEEETRPSGRDRTALLLQIPHSPGALSEALSAFKANNINLTWIESFPLRGAESGYLFFLDFEGHRKEPRVQKALQFVEKKAVRMEVLGSYPRSEVVE, from the coding sequence ATGGCTAAGAAGGATATGTCGCGCAAGAGCGTGAAGAAGACGCCTCCGCCGCGCCCCGCCAAGCCTCGGGTGGCTTCGCACCCGACCCCTGAGCCCAAAACGGTCGTCAAAAAGAAAACCGCGGCGTCGACCGAGACGAAGCTCAAGGCCGTCGACGCCGAGCTGATCAAGGTTCTCAACCGCCGCACGGAGTTGACCCTCGAAGCGCTGGTCGCCGACCCGGTCACCCGCCACCAGCTATGGTTCAATCCCCAGGCCGAGCAGGAACTGTGGGAACGAATCGAGGCCCTCAACGTCGGGCCTCTTCCGCAGAGCGCCGTCCGGGCGGTCTTTCGAGAGATTCTCAGCGCGGCCCGCGCGAAGATTCGCACTGTCCGCGTCGCGTATCTCGGACCTTCCTTCAGCTTCACGCACCTGGCCGCTCTCGAGCGGTTCGGCAAGTCGGCCGACCTGATTCCGGTCAACACGATTGCCTCCGTGTTTGAGGAAGTGAATCGAGGACACGCCGAGTACGGCATCGTCCCGATCGAGAACAGCACCGACGGACGCATCGTCGACACGCTCGACATGTTCACCCGTCTGCCGCTTCGCATCTGCGGCGAGGTGCTGATGTCGGTGCACCACAATCTCCTGTCGCGGTCGCCGCGCGGTGAGATCACCGAGATCTATTCCAAGCCGCAGGCGTTGTCGCAGTGCCGCGACTGGCTGTCCCGGAACATGCCGCAGGCCCGCACAATCGAGATGACCAGCACTTCGGCGGCGGCCCAGCTCGCCCGCGACAAGCCGGGAGCGGCCGCGATCGCGACGCGTCAGGCGGCCGTGCAGTACGAACTGCAGATCGTCGCCGAGTCGATCGAGGATAACGCGCACAACGTCACGCGGTTCGCGATCATCGGCGAGGAGGAAACGCGGCCGAGCGGGCGGGATCGCACGGCGCTCCTGCTGCAGATTCCGCATTCCCCAGGCGCTCTCTCCGAAGCCCTGAGCGCATTCAAGGCGAACAACATCAACCTGACCTGGATCGAGTCGTTCCCTCTGCGCGGGGCCGAGTCGGGCTACCTGTTCTTCCTCGATTTCGAGGGGCACCGGAAAGAGCCGCGAGTCCAGAAGGCGCTGCAGTTTGTCGAGAAGAAGGCCGTGCGGATGGAAGTGCTCGGCTCGTATCCTCGGAGTGAAGTCGTCGAGTAA
- a CDS encoding sigma-70 family RNA polymerase sigma factor — translation MSKTTTTPKRRLSTAVQTPLETYLREINETALLTAQDEKDLSRRISAGDHAARDRMVRANLRLVVNIARGYSGKGLPLQDLIEEGNLGLLRAVEGFDPDMNTRFSTYASYWIKQSIKRSLINCGKTIRIPAYMVELLSKWRKATAKLSDSLGRTPTAEEIARELELPAKKLRIVKKAIQLYNSSPQSTQDDSSWSMGEMVPDERHKGPEEELLETDNLKHVRIMLKEMEPREATILRMRFGLDDGEPKTLKEIGEALGLTRERVRQIESEALGRLNKGLNGE, via the coding sequence ATGTCCAAGACGACGACGACTCCGAAGCGCCGCCTGTCAACCGCGGTTCAGACCCCCCTCGAAACCTACCTGCGGGAAATCAATGAAACAGCACTGCTGACCGCCCAGGATGAAAAAGACCTGTCGCGTCGCATTTCGGCCGGCGATCATGCCGCCCGCGACCGGATGGTCCGCGCCAACCTGCGGCTCGTGGTCAACATTGCCCGCGGCTACTCGGGCAAGGGGCTCCCGCTCCAGGACCTGATCGAAGAAGGCAACCTCGGCCTCCTCCGGGCGGTCGAGGGGTTTGATCCGGATATGAACACCCGGTTCAGCACCTACGCCAGCTACTGGATCAAGCAGTCGATCAAGCGGTCGCTGATCAATTGCGGCAAAACGATCCGCATTCCGGCCTATATGGTCGAACTGCTGAGCAAGTGGCGGAAGGCCACGGCCAAGCTGTCCGATTCACTCGGTCGCACGCCGACGGCGGAAGAAATCGCCCGCGAGCTGGAACTCCCCGCTAAGAAGCTGCGGATCGTGAAGAAGGCGATCCAGCTCTACAACTCGAGCCCCCAGTCGACGCAAGACGATTCGTCCTGGTCGATGGGCGAGATGGTGCCGGACGAACGGCACAAGGGGCCCGAGGAAGAACTCCTCGAAACCGACAACCTCAAGCATGTGCGGATCATGCTGAAGGAAATGGAACCCCGCGAAGCAACGATCCTCCGGATGCGGTTCGGCCTCGACGACGGCGAGCCCAAAACGCTGAAGGAAATCGGCGAAGCCCTCGGCCTGACGCGGGAACGCGTCCGGCAGATCGAAAGCGAGGCCCTCGGCCGGCTCAACAAAGGCCTGAACGGCGAGTGA
- a CDS encoding serine/threonine protein kinase, translating to MDWPSRELSQCLAEWRLCTPQDLQRCRGAVCKFVRDLPSFDSVWIDVLLQNHLLTPYQARILDSSTPDRLALAGHVIQDCLEENAWRGVYRARSLEGNERRLLTVHGLHPDERVSALQSIDSTIARLRGVTHPGLAAPLRAEVGGRELIVESANVDGTPLRELLIRRGRFPAAVTGAIARSLTPILSILEERDVAHGDLRPRNVWLDDQGGLHVLNAGVLAAVMPTFRVMQELPVEVCDGMDAEVASSGRAPDARSDQYALGCLLWQLAAGRPPFPTGDAHGKIAAHRSRPITDVRELAPQTPDTLAGVIRKLTQRSPVDRYATFREMALQIGPPAKADRKLLKRFFHTFQTEAPTQTAREVVEHSRQLPSTLAAVVISSATLWLFTSPPASIRTRSENHAAVPPRPLPADSQARPIGGAAPVEEPAVIQTAGVRQPGSAIQTLPIADPTGVIVLTPGATYLAQNVRQPGPLVIRGADGGIARLIVRDTVWEAAADSVRLENVQLECHSAVRLQCRGLEIIRSVVSSGAGSATPAIEWRPQDSAAATPGTITMIDSHFPSSGLQCVSRPAMIRIANCLKTGPGAFLQIPPAGRAHQSLPVHLIHMTLRESGPLVAWTPGPRAAGQRIDVVTKACVFAPAPETPLFALAGSIAPAEWERSLSISGLESLLQGTAKLVDLVPPPGKPRGAIDTGKLDVDGLQRATIEFFGDDVQDVASNGLKSTDAQFLVDNPPGINIEKVARRLTSH from the coding sequence GTGGATTGGCCCTCGCGCGAGTTGAGCCAGTGTCTCGCCGAGTGGCGCCTCTGCACGCCGCAGGATCTGCAGCGCTGCCGGGGCGCGGTCTGCAAGTTCGTTCGCGACCTCCCGTCGTTCGATTCGGTCTGGATCGACGTGCTGTTGCAGAACCACCTGCTCACTCCGTACCAGGCACGGATTCTCGACTCCTCCACCCCGGACCGGCTCGCGCTGGCAGGTCACGTCATCCAGGATTGTCTGGAAGAAAACGCGTGGCGCGGCGTGTATCGGGCACGGTCCCTCGAAGGAAACGAACGCCGGCTGCTGACGGTGCACGGCCTGCACCCGGATGAGCGAGTCAGCGCCCTGCAGTCGATCGACTCGACGATTGCGCGACTGCGCGGTGTGACGCATCCAGGGCTGGCGGCGCCGCTGCGTGCCGAAGTTGGAGGGCGCGAGCTCATCGTCGAATCGGCGAATGTCGATGGAACGCCGCTCCGTGAACTGCTGATCCGCCGGGGAAGGTTTCCCGCGGCCGTGACGGGCGCCATCGCACGCAGCCTCACTCCCATCCTTTCGATTCTCGAAGAGCGCGACGTCGCCCACGGCGACCTGCGGCCAAGGAACGTCTGGCTCGACGATCAGGGCGGGCTCCACGTGCTCAACGCGGGCGTGCTCGCCGCGGTGATGCCAACGTTCCGCGTCATGCAGGAACTTCCCGTGGAAGTCTGCGACGGAATGGACGCGGAAGTTGCCAGCAGTGGCCGCGCGCCCGATGCGCGCAGCGACCAGTACGCGCTCGGCTGCCTGCTGTGGCAGCTGGCCGCAGGACGACCGCCGTTCCCGACGGGAGACGCGCACGGCAAAATCGCGGCCCATCGGTCACGGCCGATTACGGACGTGCGCGAGCTGGCTCCGCAGACTCCCGACACGCTGGCAGGCGTCATCAGGAAGCTGACGCAGCGATCCCCTGTCGACCGCTATGCGACGTTCCGCGAGATGGCACTTCAGATCGGCCCGCCGGCGAAGGCCGACCGGAAGCTGCTCAAGCGATTCTTCCACACGTTCCAGACGGAAGCTCCGACGCAGACCGCGCGCGAGGTTGTCGAGCATTCGCGTCAACTCCCGAGCACCCTGGCGGCCGTGGTCATCAGCAGCGCCACGTTGTGGCTGTTCACGAGCCCGCCAGCCTCCATCCGGACGAGAAGCGAAAACCACGCGGCCGTCCCGCCGCGTCCCCTGCCTGCCGACAGCCAGGCTCGCCCCATCGGAGGCGCGGCTCCTGTTGAGGAGCCCGCGGTGATCCAGACGGCGGGAGTCCGGCAGCCGGGCTCCGCGATTCAGACGCTCCCCATAGCCGATCCAACCGGCGTGATCGTGCTGACGCCCGGCGCCACCTACCTGGCTCAAAACGTGCGTCAACCGGGTCCACTCGTGATTCGCGGGGCGGACGGAGGAATCGCGCGACTGATCGTGCGCGACACCGTTTGGGAAGCGGCCGCCGATTCCGTTCGGCTGGAGAACGTCCAGCTCGAGTGCCATTCGGCCGTTCGGCTGCAGTGCCGTGGCCTCGAAATCATCAGGAGCGTCGTTTCCAGCGGAGCGGGTTCAGCCACGCCGGCGATCGAATGGCGTCCTCAGGATTCCGCAGCGGCCACGCCCGGGACGATCACAATGATCGACAGCCATTTCCCCTCCAGTGGCCTACAATGCGTTTCGCGCCCTGCGATGATTCGCATCGCCAATTGCCTGAAAACAGGCCCGGGTGCGTTCTTGCAGATCCCGCCTGCGGGCCGGGCTCACCAGTCACTTCCGGTGCACCTGATCCACATGACGCTTCGCGAATCTGGGCCGCTGGTAGCCTGGACTCCCGGCCCGAGGGCGGCGGGTCAGCGAATCGACGTGGTCACGAAAGCGTGCGTATTCGCGCCCGCGCCAGAGACTCCGCTGTTTGCCCTGGCCGGCTCAATCGCCCCCGCCGAATGGGAGCGCTCACTCAGCATCAGCGGCCTGGAGTCACTGCTGCAGGGAACGGCAAAGCTGGTGGACCTGGTCCCTCCCCCCGGCAAGCCGCGGGGAGCAATCGACACAGGCAAACTGGATGTCGACGGCCTGCAGAGGGCAACCATCGAATTCTTCGGCGACGACGTGCAGGATGTGGCATCGAACGGACTCAAATCGACCGATGCCCAGTTCCTGGTCGACAACCCGCCGGGGATCAACATCGAGAAAGTGGCGCGACGATTGACGTCCCACTAA
- a CDS encoding 4a-hydroxytetrahydrobiopterin dehydratase, giving the protein MEKHNDVVLSQADLEKELKTLPGWEVRDGWLRRKYVTPGWPHTMLLANAIAYVAEAAYHHPDLELGYAQVVVKLQTHRVKAISDSDIALAKAIDRVAMWKPEDGSPLTGYPKTWVK; this is encoded by the coding sequence ATGGAAAAGCACAACGACGTCGTCCTGTCGCAAGCCGACCTCGAGAAGGAACTGAAAACCCTTCCAGGGTGGGAGGTTCGTGACGGCTGGCTGCGGCGAAAGTACGTCACGCCGGGATGGCCGCACACGATGCTGCTGGCGAATGCAATCGCGTATGTCGCCGAGGCGGCGTACCACCACCCGGATCTCGAACTGGGTTATGCGCAGGTTGTCGTGAAACTCCAGACGCACCGTGTGAAGGCGATTTCGGACAGCGACATCGCCCTGGCGAAAGCCATCGACCGGGTGGCGATGTGGAAGCCTGAAGACGGCTCCCCACTCACGGGCTATCCGAAAACCTGGGTGAAGTGA